A region of the Stieleria neptunia genome:
TCGGGATCCTCGACCGTGACGCAGCGGTGTTGGTGCTGCTGGATTGTCGATTGACCATGCTGCTCGAACCGGGTTCCATCGAATAATTCCCGCCGTAGTAGGCGGTCCCCATCACGGTGTCATCGACGATCGTGCGCGTCGTGATGGCGTCCGAGTCGATTGCAAAGTCCATTCGCGTTACCGGCGTCGCTCGAGTGATGTAGGGGTCGGCGGGATTCAGGTCGTAGGACTTTGGCCCCATGTCGTGCAGCAACAGGTCGCTGTAAATTCCTTGGGCCGGACCGAGTGACGGACGGTGGCAGACGGCGCAGCCGATCGACGCAAACACTTGTTCGCCGCGGGCGGCCAACATTCGGCGGTCGGATTCCTCAGGTACGGCACGTGTTGGGGCCGGCAGGGCAGCCACGAATGCCGCCATCGCTTTGATCTGCGCGTCAGAAATATCGACGGTCGGATTTCGATACGCCGGCGCCATCGGGTCGATCGGTTGATTGATCCGACGGGTTTCCAGTCCGACTTCGGCCGCGCACGCTTGGTCACAAAAATCCAGCAGCGACCTGACGTTGCCACGCCAACCAAATTTGCCGATGCCGCCGCTGGCCAGCGTGGCCAATCGTCCGCTGATTTCTGGGTGCTTGGTTTGCTCGCGTTCAACGGCCCGCAGTTGTTTCACGGTGACCTGGTCGATCAGTCCGGCACCGAACAGCGGAGTCGTATTCCGCTGAAACATCCGCGCGCGAATCGACGTGTGGTACGTGCCTTGGGTCGCGGTGTACAGGATCGGCGTGGCGTTGGCGAGTCGAACTTCGGCGGCATTGGTTGATCCACCGTTGTCGCTGAACAGGGCGGGGATTTTCTCCATGAACGCCTGTCGCGACTGAGCAAACGCGGAGGTGCCGCCGTGATGCGCCAATGACAGCGAGTTCACGACGCCGGCGCTGGGATCGACGAACCCGGGATGGAAGCCGCGGATCGCCTGGCGAATCACGTCCGAATTGATCCGGCCGCCGGAAATTCGCATCGATTCGATACTGATCGTTTTGGCGTTGAATTCGGCTTCACCGGCGCCGCCGATCCCGCCTTGCCGATGACAGGCGGCACAGGACTGGCCGTTGAACAGTGGGCCCAATCCGTCGTTGCCCATCAACGCCGGGTTTTGCGGCGACCAATTCTTTTCGAACAGTTGCTGACCGATTGCGACCGATTCGGGCGACACCGCCGAAACCGTCGGCGCCCCGATCAGCAGGCAGCCGATCATTCCAAATCGAATACCGACCTTCGTAAAAAACTTTCGTTTTGGCAACATCGTTGCCCCCCGTGAGCGAAGAGGAAATGGAGTTGGTGTGCACGCTTTTGCCGCCTGCTTTCGCTGCGTAGCAGCGACCGGGAATCGTCTGAAGGCTTGACACCAACGGTTACCGATGCCGGTGCCATTGATGTCAGGGTGCGTCCCACCACCAATGATTCACCGCCATCGGCTGATGATGGGTGACAAAGGTTTGTCCCGACAGTGTGGGGTAGGTGCCGATCGTCGCTTTGACGGTCGACTCGGGCGCAACGGACACGCCGCCGCTGGCAAGCAGCACGTGGTGACGCTGGCTGCCTTTGCGAACGGTGTGCAAGGTCGCGATCGATTCGACTTGTTTCGGTGCCGGCAGATTCCAATCCCTGACGTCGTCTTCGGCGGCCAGCCCCATCGCCAACGCGCGGTGCACGTCCGGCGAACCGAACCGGTCGATCAGGTGGGACACCGCGGCGACCCGATATAGCGACTCGAGCGCGCCGTAGATGGGATACTGGTCGCGGATGCGGGACCAATGTTGATTGAATCCGGCGACAAATTGAGCACTGCGCGGATCAACCGTGACATCGCCGCGGCCGCCATCGGCCAACGCGCGTTGGTTTTCACCGCTGAGCCGAATCGGGGTGCCGGCGATTTCAAAAACACGTTGCTCGGTGTCACTTCGAACCGCTTGCGGGTTGGCCGTGAACCAAAGCCGCAGCAACAATCCATCCGGCGGGCCTTGCGCGATGAAGTCGTCCACGACGTCCAAGTAGCTGTCGACGCCCTCGGGCATCGGTTGCTCGCCGAGGGCGAGTTGTTTCATGTGGCGGTCGGCTTCGACCATCAGCAAGGCAACCGATGTGTCGCCGGCGGCGCCGAACACTTCGACGCATTGCATGCCGAGCGCGGTTCGCAATCGGTCGGCGGACTTGCCGATCGGAATCTGTCCGGAACGAATCTCGGCCGCAACGTCCATCGCCGCTTGCATGCCCGCCGGCGTCGGATCGATCGTGCAGCCGAATGGCGTGTTGGCAAACGTGGACGCCAGGCAACGGGCCAGGAAGTCGCTGCGCAGCGTCGATCGCCCCGATTCACGATCCACATACCAACCGCGATCCATGTCGATCCCGCCGGTCGGGGCCGCCAGGATGATGTCGTCGTCGGTCAGGATCAGATACTGAATGTGCGACAGGCCGGCCAGATTCAGCAGGCTGTCGCCGAGCGGAACGCCGGTCATCCGTCGGGTGGTGATTTCATCACGCAGGCGTCGTAGCGAAACGCAACGAAGTTTTGACGGGCTGCGCCAGTCGCGCGGCGAGGTTTCCATGTCGCCGGACAGCAGAACGTCAAGATTCGCGATCGCCCCCCGGGCCCGCAATTGATCGTCGCTGGGCAACAGGGCGATTTCGACCGTTCCGGACGGATCGACGTAAACCCCTTGGGGATACGGCGCCATCGTGCTGTTGCCGCCGAGTGCTTCCCAGGTATCGGGAACCACGGTGGTTTCGATCAGCGTCATCAAGGAGTCAAAATCCGCGAACGCCCCGCCACCTTGGGCAGGCCCGCCGCGTGTGGCTCCGAGCGTCTGATCGATCACACTCTGGCGATTTTCCGGCGTTTCGATCTGACGCACCGTTGCGGCGGCGGCCAGCGAATCACCCGACAGCGATTGGGCCGTGGCGATCTGGGCCAGCCATCGGTCGCGCGTGGTCGGCAGCGAGTCCGGCGGCATCGTTTTGGCGACCGCGAATTCGCCGGCGCTGATGGCCAGGTCAGGATCGGCCGGTGGGGCAGCGGTGCAGGAATGCGGCGTCAGCAGACCGGCGATGAAAAAGGCGAGAGCGGCCGCGGAAACCAAGATCGCAATCCGACGGTTTCGATTCATCACGTATTCCTGACGTTGTTGAGAAGGGTGCATGGAGTCTCGCCGACTTCCGCTACCGGACGGCAAGCAGTGAAAAAATCATGCCAATCCTGTTTTTTTCCGATTCGGTGCTCCCGGCGGCAGCCGCCACGTCTCAGCGTAGCAAAATGCTGCACCGCGGGTGTATCAATCTGCGTCAGGGGGCCTGCCAAGCGCCGTGGACCAGTCGTTCTTGGGGGCGGAACCGTTCTTTGTAGTTCAAATGGGGGTTTTCGGCGACGAACAGCCCCAGGTAGACGTAGGTTCGGCCCGTTTGCAGGGCCCATTGAATCTGCTTGAGCACCGCCAGCGTTCCAATGCAGTAGTGTCCGTAGTCCGGATCAAAGTGGGTGTAGACGGCGTTGACGGACTCGCGGCCCAGGTCAACGATCGCGATCCCGATCAGTTTGCCGTCCAGGCGGAAGGTCAGCTCGGCCGTCTCGACACAGGTCGCGACCAGAAACTCGTGATAGTCGATCAAATCCGCCGGCCCGCGCCGGCTGAGCTTTCGCGCGCTGCGATGCGTGTTAAAAAGCCGGAGGCGTTCGGGGTCGACGAGCACGCGTCCCCAGCGGATTTCCAATTCGCGGTCGGATCGATTCAGGATCCGCTTCATCGACCGCGTGAACTGAAAGTGATGCACGTTCACGCGAGTGGGAACGCATTGTTTGCATTCGGGGCACTGCGTCCGGTAGAGCATCGTTCCGGCGCGCCGGTAGCCGAGTCGCAGCAAACGATCCAGGTCCTCGGGCAGAATCCTGCGTTTGGGATATTCCAGCGGCATCCGCGCCACTTTTCCGTCCAGATACGGGCACTCTTGCAGCGCGTCGTAGACGACCACCAATCCCGATTGGACGAATTCGTCTGCGGACGCGTCGGCGACGCGTGGATCCTGCTGATCGGACGGTTTCGAGGCTGACTGGTACTTCATAAAAAAACACTGGCCGCACGGAAAGTGATTCCCGACGGCCAGTGTAGCGTGGTTTTGCGATGCTGACGAATTCGTGCTGACGAATCAGTCCCACCACCATTGTCCGGGTTTCAAATCGGCCGGCCCGGCGGACTGTTTGACTTGATCGGTCTGTCCTTCGCGGTCGACGACCAACGTCTCTTTGGCGAGCGCTTTTCGCGGTTGCATCTGGACACCGCCACCGAGCGGCGTCATCAACGTATTGCCACGCCAAACCGCATTCACGGCGGTCTCGACTTGCTCCGGTGCGGTGTAGGTTTGCACCGTCAGGGCCGACTCGTTGCCGAGCACCGGCATGGCCCATTCGGCTTGGCCGTAGAAGTCTTGTTCTTGGATGTACGCCGCCGCGATCGAGACGTCCATCAGTTGACGCATCTCGGCATAGATGCGGACCCGGTCGGCGATCATCGGGAATTTGCTGGTGAATTCTTGACAAAACGCCTGGCTGGCTTTGTTGACGCGACGGGTGATGGTTCGTTTTCCGCCGGCGACACGCTCGTTTTCGCCGACCAGTTGAACGCCACGTTCGTTGATCTTCATCGCCAAGCCGTCTTCGCTGACCGCAATGCCGTCATACCGCGGTTGGAAATACCAACGTTCCATCGCGTTGGCGGCGACCGCCGACGGGTTGGCCCGATCGACGTAGCTTTGGAATCGCATCGGCAGACGTTCCAGGCCGATCCCGATCAGTTTCATCCGATAGTCCGCTTCGACCAGGACGCGGGCAAAGTGGGTGTCGGTCGGGATGCCGCGAATCGAGACGTTTTGCAGCCCCAGATTGTTTTTCAAACCGGCGGCCAATCGAGCCGCATCGCTCGGTTGAACTCGGCCGCGAACCGAGGCCAAGAATTGTTGCATTCGCTGCAGGCCTTCTTCGGTCGGATCGATCGAAACGCTGATCACGCCGGTCGCGGGTTGGCCGGGGGCGAAGGCGCGAAGGGCGGTGACCAGGTCTTCCAGCAAGACCGTGGGTTTGCCGGAGTTGATGCCGACAAAGCGTTCGGTGGGGTCGGCGACAAACCCTTCGGCCGGTCCGGCCACGACAATGTCGCGGGTTTCGGGGTAATAGAACACGTACTGGATCGAGGTCAGCCCGGCGAGGGCTGCCAAATCATCGCTAACGGCCTGTCCGGCGGCGAGCTGCTCTTGGATGGCCGCTTCCAGGCGTTGCAGCGAGACTTTTCGCAGTTTGCTGCCACGCATCAGGTCGTTGTCCCGCATTTGACGGGCGGCCATCAGACGCTGCTGGGCGACGCGGGGGTCAAACTGGCGGACCTTCAAGACGCCTTGGGCATCGACGTCGACGCCGGCGATCGGCTGGGCGAAGTTGTTGGTGGTTCCGCCGCCAGTGTCCTGGCCGTAGACGCAGGATCCGGACGAAAGGAAGGCTGCGGCGAGCGCGGCAAGCAAAAACGAGCGGAAAAGACGTGTCATCGGTGAAACCAATTTCAAAACGCGGCCGAGGATTGGGGGCGCAGGGGGAAAAGTCACTTGCTGTGACAGTAATCAGTCGCGGGCGGATCGGCAAGAAACTACCGCGATTGAACCAAAATTGAGGCAAATCAGTGGTCCGGATCTGCCCCCGGATGGGGATTTCGAGGGCCCGGCGGCGTTTGATCGCCGCCGGTTCACGGTGCAAACACCATGCCGCACCGGTTCTATCTTAGCTTTCCGCCGCCGTGATGGCCCCGCCCTTCCGGTTTTTTGGGTCTGCCGTAGAATCTGGCCTGACGGTCTGGAAACCACCTTCCCAATGAGTTTGAAAAGATGAGCGGCGATTGCGATTTCGGTTTGATTGGTTTGGCAGTCATGGGCGAAAATTTGGCCCTGAACGTTGAAAGTCGCGGGTACAAGGTCGCCGTGTACAACCGCACGACCAGCAAGGTCGACGAGTTGATCGCCGGTCGCGCCGCGGGCAAGAACTTCGTCGGCACCCACTCGATCGAAGAATTCGTCAAAGCCGTCAAACGCCCCCGCAAGTTGATGATGCTGGTCAAGGCCGGACCGGCCGTCGACGCGATCATTGAGCAATTGCTGCCCCACTGCGAACCCGGCGACATCATCATCGACGGTGGCAACGAATACTACGTGAACACCGAACGCCGCACCAAACAGGTCGAAGAGGCCGGGTTGTTGTACGTCGGCTGCGGCGTCAGCGGTGGCGAAGAGGGTGCCCTGAAAGGGCCCAGCCTGATGCCCGGCGGTTCCGCCGAAGCCTGGCCGCATATCAAAGAGATGTTTCAGTCGATCGCCGCCAAAGTCGGCCCCAACAACGATATCCCCTGCTGCGAATGGCTGGGCAGCGGTGGCGCCGGCAATTACGTCAAAATGGTGCACAACGGCATCGAATACGGCGACATGCAGCTGATTTGCGAAGCCTATCAATTGTTGAGTGAACTCGGCGGGCTGACCAACGACGAACTGTACGACGTGTTCGACCAGTGGAACGACGGTGAACTGCAAAGTTATCTGATCGAAATCAGCCGCGACATCTTCAGTGTCAAAGACGACCAGGGCGGCGACGGCTACTTGGTCGACAAAATCATGGACGTCGCCGGGGCCAAGGGGACCGGGAAATGGATGAGCCAGTTGGCGCTCGATCTGGGCGTCCCCAGCACGCTGGTCACGACCGCCGTCTTCGCCCGCGGGTTGTCGGCTCAAAAAGAGGCCCGCGTTCGAGCCAGCAAAACCCTGAACGGCCCCTCCGAATCGTCCAACCCCGAAATGCGGGCCATCGCCCAGGCTCTCGTCGGCGATCGAGCCGAATTGGTTGAAGCGGTTCGCCAGGCACTCTACGCATCCAAAATCGTCTCCTACGCCCAAGGCTTCGTTCAATTGCAAGCCGCCTCGGAGGAACACAACTGGAATCTCGACTACGGCGCCGCCGCCTTGCTGTGGCGGGGGGGATGCATCATTCGCGCCCAGTTCCTCGACCGCATCAAGGAAGCCTTTGACGCCGATCCGAACTTGGAAAACTTGTTGCTGGCCAAATACTTCGAAGACGCCGTCGAAAACGCGCAAGAAAAATGGCGCAAGGTCGTTGCGGTCGCTTCGGTCATGGGGATCCCCGTTCCCGCATTCAGCACCGCGCTGTGCTATTACGATGGCTATCGGATGGAACGTTTGCCGGCCAACCTGTTGCAAGCCCAACGCGATTACTTCGGCGCCCACACCTACAAGCGGGTCGACAAAGACGGCACGTTCCACAGCGAGTGGTTGCAATTGCGTAAGTCTCCCAAGGCATAGCCATGCCCAACGATCCGA
Encoded here:
- a CDS encoding di-heme oxidoredictase family protein, whose protein sequence is MIGCLLIGAPTVSAVSPESVAIGQQLFEKNWSPQNPALMGNDGLGPLFNGQSCAACHRQGGIGGAGEAEFNAKTISIESMRISGGRINSDVIRQAIRGFHPGFVDPSAGVVNSLSLAHHGGTSAFAQSRQAFMEKIPALFSDNGGSTNAAEVRLANATPILYTATQGTYHTSIRARMFQRNTTPLFGAGLIDQVTVKQLRAVEREQTKHPEISGRLATLASGGIGKFGWRGNVRSLLDFCDQACAAEVGLETRRINQPIDPMAPAYRNPTVDISDAQIKAMAAFVAALPAPTRAVPEESDRRMLAARGEQVFASIGCAVCHRPSLGPAQGIYSDLLLHDMGPKSYDLNPADPYITRATPVTRMDFAIDSDAITTRTIVDDTVMGTAYYGGNYSMEPGSSSMVNRQSSSTNTAASRSRIPTRSSVFVSRNEYRFKASPVPPMTLRFVNERSKSKTWQTSKTDTRLVENEVNRNNRERTASGRDTYTSENTTTTTQNIRQTRTDYTRLHLESTRFTQEWRTPPLWGVHDSAPYMHDGRAETLLEAITMHDGESKGTRDRFLTLSLEDRQAVIEFLNTLVAPPNAPQPRS
- a CDS encoding DUF1598 domain-containing protein, whose protein sequence is MNRNRRIAILVSAAALAFFIAGLLTPHSCTAAPPADPDLAISAGEFAVAKTMPPDSLPTTRDRWLAQIATAQSLSGDSLAAAATVRQIETPENRQSVIDQTLGATRGGPAQGGGAFADFDSLMTLIETTVVPDTWEALGGNSTMAPYPQGVYVDPSGTVEIALLPSDDQLRARGAIANLDVLLSGDMETSPRDWRSPSKLRCVSLRRLRDEITTRRMTGVPLGDSLLNLAGLSHIQYLILTDDDIILAAPTGGIDMDRGWYVDRESGRSTLRSDFLARCLASTFANTPFGCTIDPTPAGMQAAMDVAAEIRSGQIPIGKSADRLRTALGMQCVEVFGAAGDTSVALLMVEADRHMKQLALGEQPMPEGVDSYLDVVDDFIAQGPPDGLLLRLWFTANPQAVRSDTEQRVFEIAGTPIRLSGENQRALADGGRGDVTVDPRSAQFVAGFNQHWSRIRDQYPIYGALESLYRVAAVSHLIDRFGSPDVHRALAMGLAAEDDVRDWNLPAPKQVESIATLHTVRKGSQRHHVLLASGGVSVAPESTVKATIGTYPTLSGQTFVTHHQPMAVNHWWWDAP
- a CDS encoding arginyltransferase; this translates as MKYQSASKPSDQQDPRVADASADEFVQSGLVVVYDALQECPYLDGKVARMPLEYPKRRILPEDLDRLLRLGYRRAGTMLYRTQCPECKQCVPTRVNVHHFQFTRSMKRILNRSDRELEIRWGRVLVDPERLRLFNTHRSARKLSRRGPADLIDYHEFLVATCVETAELTFRLDGKLIGIAIVDLGRESVNAVYTHFDPDYGHYCIGTLAVLKQIQWALQTGRTYVYLGLFVAENPHLNYKERFRPQERLVHGAWQAP
- a CDS encoding DUF1598 domain-containing protein encodes the protein MTRLFRSFLLAALAAAFLSSGSCVYGQDTGGGTTNNFAQPIAGVDVDAQGVLKVRQFDPRVAQQRLMAARQMRDNDLMRGSKLRKVSLQRLEAAIQEQLAAGQAVSDDLAALAGLTSIQYVFYYPETRDIVVAGPAEGFVADPTERFVGINSGKPTVLLEDLVTALRAFAPGQPATGVISVSIDPTEEGLQRMQQFLASVRGRVQPSDAARLAAGLKNNLGLQNVSIRGIPTDTHFARVLVEADYRMKLIGIGLERLPMRFQSYVDRANPSAVAANAMERWYFQPRYDGIAVSEDGLAMKINERGVQLVGENERVAGGKRTITRRVNKASQAFCQEFTSKFPMIADRVRIYAEMRQLMDVSIAAAYIQEQDFYGQAEWAMPVLGNESALTVQTYTAPEQVETAVNAVWRGNTLMTPLGGGVQMQPRKALAKETLVVDREGQTDQVKQSAGPADLKPGQWWWD
- the gnd gene encoding decarboxylating NADP(+)-dependent phosphogluconate dehydrogenase — encoded protein: MSGDCDFGLIGLAVMGENLALNVESRGYKVAVYNRTTSKVDELIAGRAAGKNFVGTHSIEEFVKAVKRPRKLMMLVKAGPAVDAIIEQLLPHCEPGDIIIDGGNEYYVNTERRTKQVEEAGLLYVGCGVSGGEEGALKGPSLMPGGSAEAWPHIKEMFQSIAAKVGPNNDIPCCEWLGSGGAGNYVKMVHNGIEYGDMQLICEAYQLLSELGGLTNDELYDVFDQWNDGELQSYLIEISRDIFSVKDDQGGDGYLVDKIMDVAGAKGTGKWMSQLALDLGVPSTLVTTAVFARGLSAQKEARVRASKTLNGPSESSNPEMRAIAQALVGDRAELVEAVRQALYASKIVSYAQGFVQLQAASEEHNWNLDYGAAALLWRGGCIIRAQFLDRIKEAFDADPNLENLLLAKYFEDAVENAQEKWRKVVAVASVMGIPVPAFSTALCYYDGYRMERLPANLLQAQRDYFGAHTYKRVDKDGTFHSEWLQLRKSPKA